The DNA segment TTTGGCTGGGGGATATGCCATTGACATAGCTGATGCACACAACCGTTGCTGGCCGCGAAGTAAACCGCTTTGGTTCCATCCCCGAAACAATTTCGTCTGACAGATTTTGAGGCGTggtggggtaaaaaaacaaGTTAATTGTTGGGTGAATTTTACGGAAAGCTCGCATTACAGTCATAcagtttaaaaagatatttgaacTATGACATAACATCGAAACTATGTTCGAGCAGTCGTTTTAATCTGTAATTTGTTCTTTTTGAaggcaaatgttcgaacattcagctcatgattatgatgatgatgatgatgacgacgacgacgacgacgacgacgacgacgacgacgacgacgacgacgatgatgatgatgatgatgatgatgatgggcCTTCTTGATATCAGAACCACTTCTTCAGTACTGTACCAGATCACTAAACTTAAGGAATTTCCAATCACATCTTAAATGATCGGCAGCAAAAAAGCAGGGGCTAAAGGGGGTGTTTCTGGACAAACAGGTTTTTAATCATTGATCTTCAGCTTTTATCGttagtttaaagttttaattattttattgaaatttttaaGATATACATTGAATTCGTTTGCTATATCATAAGCACCTGCATTCCACagatacttttaaataaatacaacagcAGTTACGGTAAGGTTAAACGCGTCCAATGTCGGCAGGATTACTAAAACTAagatattttcattgatttagtTCCGATCCTAACAAAACGGGGACTTGTCAGTCGTGTCAAGGAAGTATTTTCCGTGAACGCTATTTGCACGTGCATGGAAGCCCATGGACGCGCACGGAGTCGTTCGACAAGGGCAGTCCCCGCGGACGAAAGCGTTATAGCTTCGACAGAGGTTGGCTGTGAAGCGGCATGTGGAAGTGATCGATTCTATAAAGTAGTCCCGAGCCCGTGCATGATCGCACGCGATACCCTTCTTAAAAcctacaataaataataatactattttaacCTGAATGGGATTCAGTCGAGTTCGACTGTGGTCTGAATTTAAAAACGGATATAGGTTAAATTTAGTTACAAACGAAGGTTCCagttatttatgtaaatgatgTGTTTTCTTGTTTGAATATCATATTGTTGATCTTACTTCTGAATTTTCCTGTGATGAGTTTAAAGAGGTGCGTTCGGGGCGAGCTTGTACAGCCAGGTTGGTCCTTCCCTCCGTTCGGGTAGAAGTCAACGTGACCCATCGGCTTCTTGGCTCCCAGCCCTGATCGATTATAAGGAGACACAGAGTATACTATGTGAGTGACAGCTCTGTAGGGTTATATCACTTGAGGTGCTTGCGGTAAGGCTATATCTAACGAGAGTGTCGGTTTCACATATGTATCTgagttctttaaaaaaataacacaaacatgttATACATATTCATGTTACTTATACCATATCTTTAATACTAACTATGCGGATGGCCTACATACGGCGCATCATATGAGATTTGGAGACTGTCTTGTCAACCATTGTCAACGAAACACAGAACACTTGTATGACGACAGGAACTTAGACGTACCTAGACTAGTAATGGGTTGGGCGTCCGTGTGTATGACGTCAACAAACAGAGCGTCTGTGGGATCCAGGCGTACCTCGGAAGGCTGCCCTTCGAACGACAGCCCCGCTGGATCAAGACCTgagaaaatagataaataatgaTGTATGCTTTGCCACTGCAATGTCTGacttaaattgaatataaacaaattctAATATGAATGCCATAAATAACAAAGGCAATGAGATGGATCCGTATCAAGAACTCTGCACAATACAAATTGGTTGTCCTTTTAAGGGAAAACATGTACCTGTAATTCTTCCAACAGACTTGACGCGTTCACCAGCATACCCGGCGATATGTGCGCCCAAGCTGTGGCCCACAAGATGAACGTCTTCATAATTCAGCGACCGGAATTGGCGGAGGGTAGTGAGCAGCTGTGCGATCAGGGCGCCAACGACGCGCGTGTTGGAGGCGGCCTGGTTGTAGTCGGCCTGGTTTGCCCCACGCTCCCAGTCCACCGACACGACGTTCACGTCAGCCTGGAACgtattttcatgttttgctATAGTTCACTAAAAGTAAAGTCGACGGAAAAAGCGAATATTGAAATCTCGTGAATATGAATAAGGTAAGATACCACTGCTAGTTCTTGATgttcatatacatgtttatacaacTGCATAACTAAcatgacaatattttttctcaaaaaggGAATGTCATGTGAGTTCATCTGGTGAAAGGTTACCTGCTTGAGAAGGGCGTTCTTCATGTCCATGACCCACGTCTCCCGGCCGTCGTCCCGATAACCGTGGATGATGAAGATAGACTTTCGGTAGGGCGACAGGAAAGAGGCGCGAACGAGGACGGGGTTAGCGGAGATCACCTGCGGCACATTACGGTTCTGGCGAGTGTACACGGAAAACACCGCCTAAAAATGGAATATGTGGACGAGCGCTATAATTAACAATTACTAGTTGTTTAAAGGCtcaatagaaaaataatatattctaaTATTCGGCTGTATGTACTTTCTAGCTACCGATTTAAATGTTCCACggatgttttaattttgtaacggtccgctgtaggcggatgtgcgttcgtagtataacattccgttatagacggaagtacgttcatagtacgtatgtttacttggttggtaatatgcaaataaccAAAGCCTGGGCAACGTGTTGATTGAGAAttaactgtatataaagactagTGGACCCCTTGAAGGTCGAGCAtgtttttctctgaagggatctgttggtgtttctagacgtcgcacgttacagtATTCAATTTTCTGCCCGCGCCAAATCGTTGCGCTATGAATTAATCCCACCGCATTGCCCTCATAGTTCAAGTGAgaactcataattataaaggTGGGAGATTACCCTCATTATAAGACGATTTTTGATGCAATACCTAAATACCTCTTTATACaggacaaaaaaacaaaaacaacattttttataccAGTGTTTCAACTTTTCACCGGACATCAAATCGGTTCAAGATGTGTTATTGATGAGTTTTCACTTCTCTAACATTCTTAATGTCaccattataaaaatatatacatgtatgatccctacatatacatgtatccgCAAAAAGTATGCTGTGTACCAACGGGGAGGAGAGAAGAAAGAGGGGCCAGCCCCGGTTCAAGGTCACAGactacaaaataaatgtcctataaattatattataaaataccAGTTACGAAAACAAGACGAGGTTGGACTGGTATGTAATACATCCGTCAAACAAGAAtactaaacatatttattgttagtAACCCATACCAAAagcttcatatatatatatatatatgaagctTTTGGTATGGGTTCGATTACAATTAATGagtaatatatatctatatatattataccttatttaaatgtgtgttgccctcattaattgtatttttacttTCTTCGTTTTATATAAAGAGCCCTCTTAATTCATATAGTGAGAGCAACAattgactgtttatatatttaataatatttaatttaataattatataaggATTAAGGCAACAAAGATTAGATAACTCTTCAATGAATTTAATCGGTTATTATTTGAAGATCTCAGTTTAGGTTTAATTCGCGTTCCATGGTCTAATATAGACATATTCTTTTTGATTAAGAAATGAAACTGCATAAACTTACGCGGATGGCATCAGGTGACTGAGGGAGGCGGCCAGCCGCGTTGTTGAATGGTGCCTCGTTTGAGAAGCAGCCAATCCCATTGAAGCACGTCTCGTCACTGGTCATGTTCAGCACCGCCGCCACCGTTATCGCGGCCGTGCGCAGACCCGAAAATAAAGATTTTAGACTCATTTCATAACTTTCGGTGCCCTTTAATAGAGTTTTACGTACGTAGAATGCGTCCTTCCTTCAAACAAATTTCGCCCGAATAATTCCTAttgtttaaacctttatttGACAAGTTCACATATAGATAGTTCACATAAGGCGTATTGTTCGTGTAAATGTGACAGTTATGGTTGTATCAACAAATTAgacatgtttatataatgtacCAAAATTGAACTGATAACCGGTAATAACAGTGAGTCTATTTTAAGAGTAATACATGATCGAATATTCGGACATATTGTTCGCTTGAACATAAACACATTctgtatacaataataatatttgatgCAACGAAGCAAAGGCACCGCgaatgtttttacaacatttataaaagaaagCAGATCTATGCAGTTCACCAGCATACCATGTTTGGGGtaacaagcattctttagtAATTCAACGAAAACGGATTTTTACCTCAAGGTCTTCAACGACCGTGACCTTTGACACAGTCACCTCAAAGCAATAGCGTTCATTTGCTGGTCATGACAAACCTGCATACAAAGTTTGAGGCCCTGGGGCCATAGCGTTATTCAGATATTAATCGGAAACCTATTTTCAGATTAAGGTCGCCGCCAACTTATCCTTTAAACCACTGACCCCAAATTTAATATGGTTTATCTGCTTGTCATCGCCAATAATATTTCCAAGTTTCATTCACCGAGCTAAAGCGCTATTcggatatttttaatttaattttaaatcgtTTTACAACTGAAGGTCACCACTACCTTGACCTTAGATtaactgacctcaaaatcaatagagttcATATCACGGCCATGACCTACCTTCCTAGAACGTGAAAGATCCTTAAGTCAAAgcatatttcatatattgatcggaaacagTTAGCTGTTGGTTATCTTAAGGTCaccatgacattgacctttgaccaactgacctaaAACCAAATGGCTTTATCTCCTGGTCATGATGAAACTGCCAAACGGTGAAAACAATCCCTGAGCCTATGCGTTCTTCTAAAACCTTGGTGAAGGACGGATGGACTGACAGACGATCGACTAACTATATGCCATCCTTTAGGGCATTGAAATCCCAGGTGTTGTCCTTCTAACAGTTATAAAGAATACAACGGTCTGAATAAACAAACTATACTGGACCCGTTTTAAAGAAgattatttaagatatttgcaattaattgttaaatagaaatgatatatttccaaaatcatATGAGaactttaacatgttttaaaagctttagCATAGAAATAGTAGTActacaaatgtattaatttatttatctaaattcAACCACAAATTCCCTATATGTTAAAGGCCCAGTCCCACTATCTTTAAGTTATGGACATCTATTGAAAAGTATTATATCAACATTACTTCTCTTAATCGTTTTAACATATATAACCcctagttatttttttttgcaattatcgCAATAAGAAACATACCATAAAACCGGAAGAATAGTATAAATTTAGCGCCCATTACGTCactacgaaatttgcatatcacgtgactttcatcATGCAAACATTTCTTTAGATACTAacaattttcatattataaattaGAAGAAATTCgtctatatttttttatttttaacaaataagtaTACAATCTACATGTCCAGCCAATGAAATCGCGGATAGGCAAACATTTAGTACTAGGCTAATTCAATTAGAATTTCAATTTTCGCGGGTATTTTAtggtccgcccactgccactcatccgtTACACACTCCCTGTACTCGTACACTACGCATACTCCGCCCATTCAtgatcattaagattttaaatcaTGCCATCAAACTATTACAATATAATACTTAATCAGTTAATCACTTTTATGAGTTGCTCGGAGGGTAGAGCGCCTTACTTGCAAACATTTGGTCCCGAGTTCGATTTACAAACTGATTACAAACATTTCTGAGTCTGTGACATTTGGCGCCCAACATGGTACCGTGGCGATTGCCAAATGGATTGATTAGACTGAACATCGTGGCCAGTCAAGTCCATTATGCTTATATAAGGTCTGATTTATTAAAGGTCGGTTCCTAGCACAGATGCGGGGCATGTAATGGGACTGAGAGTATGTAAGCCATCAGGACTATGTGAGCCATCCGGGTCGgtttcctgaaaaaaaaaacttagcTGGTAGAGTTTTGACTTGCAAGCAGGGTGTCTTGGGTTCGATCCAGGGACTGACCGCATATTTTTCTAAACCTGAATCGAGTCTGCGTCAATTTTGCCTTTCAAATTCATCGAATAAGAACAATACAGTTATTTCACCATTATGTTTACGATCTTGTTATCATCACAACATAGCATAGCTCGTTCTTGtcattaatacttttattttattaaatttaaggtTATTTTGGACATCAGCATACAAATTTAAAGCATACTTATGTGACAAGAATTATTACCGCGCCTTTGATATTATGACTTGCTTATATTATGTTCAATACTTTTTAAGGACTTTTATTGTATCATATTGACGTgcgattttgaaaacaacagaGCGTTAGCTGGATATCACGACTAGGGATTGCATTTAGTTTGAAACATTACGGTAAGTGTTTGTGcctaaaaatgcataaaaaccaaacaaaaaaagcaaAGTAGCTACTCGGATGATAAGTTACAGTTTCTGGAAGTTAACGGTATTTTCGTAAAGGGAAATAAAAGATAACTTATTTACTTGCATGTACAAGGGCAAATGTGCGAATATCTTGTTTTGAAATTGCCCTAAAAACAGGCATTGTCAGAAAACCGGTAAAGTCAACATTTAATACATCAAAAATCGCACAAACAATTGGATTACAACCAttgctatatttaaaaaaaagaataactCTTGAGTATAAttctcaaaaaaaaacaactataaaaatacttaaaaaaagttCATATCAGTCCAGATCCCTGAAGAAACTTGCTTGTCTGGAACAGATCCAGACAAGAAGCAGTAGAATACACTTTCCACATTGAATCCATTCTCGTAACAGCTCATATAAGTTCTatgtaaatacattaaacacTACATAATAAATACGCGTGGTATTGGCCGCGAACCACCATCTGCAATGCATGAACgcataaatcaaataaatgtgCTCAATATCTGTTTGGAGCTGTTATGTCGAGAGCTGTATCACGGTGTCGGAAGCTGTATGTGTCGAGAGCTGTATCACGGTGTCGGAAGCTGTATGTGTCTGTCGAGAGCTGTATGTGTCGAGAGCTGTATTTGTCGCGAGCTGTTTATGTCGAGAGCTGTATGTGTCGGGAGCTGCATGTGTCTGTCGAGAGCTATATGTGTCGAGAGCTGTATTTGTCGCGAGCTGTTTATGTCGAGAGCTGTATGTGTCGGGAGCTATTTATGTCGAGAGCTGTTTGTGTCGGGAGCTGTTAATGTCGAGAGCTGTATGTGTCGAGAGCTGTATGTGTCGGGAGCTGTTTATGTCGATAACTGTATGTGTCGGGAGCTGTTTATGTCGAGAGCTGTTTGTGTCGGGAGCTGTTTATGTCGAGAGCTGTACGTGTCGGGAGCTGTTTATGTTGAAAGCTGTATGTgatgggagttgtatgtgtctGGAGCTCTATGTGACGGGAGCTGCACGTGATGGGAGCTGTTTGTGTCGGGAGCTGTATAAGACGGGAGCTGTATGTGTCGGGAATTGTATGTGTCGGGAGCTGTAAGTGGCGGGAGCTATATGTGTCGGGAGTTATATTTGACGGGAGCTTCATGTGACGGGAGCTGTTTGTGTCGGGAGCTGTATTAGACGGGAGATGTATGTGTCGGGAGCTATATGTGACGGGAGCGCTATGTGGCGTAAAAGTGCTATATTTGCGTGTTTGTCCATTTACTTTGCCAGCTTCTTAGACCATTCAAGAAAG comes from the Mya arenaria isolate MELC-2E11 chromosome 13, ASM2691426v1 genome and includes:
- the LOC128215017 gene encoding inactive pancreatic lipase-related protein 1-like, which encodes MSLKSLFSGLRTAAITVAAVLNMTSDETCFNGIGCFSNEAPFNNAAGRLPQSPDAIRAVFSVYTRQNRNVPQVISANPVLVRASFLSPYRKSIFIIHGYRDDGRETWVMDMKNALLKQADVNVVSVDWERGANQADYNQAASNTRVVGALIAQLLTTLRQFRSLNYEDVHLVGHSLGAHIAGYAGERVKSVGRITGLDPAGLSFEGQPSEVRLDPTDALFVDVIHTDAQPITSLGLGAKKPMGHVDFYPNGGKDQPGCTSSPRTHLFKLITGKFRSFKKGIACDHARARDYFIESITSTCRFTANLCRSYNAFVRGDCPCRTTPCASMGFHARANSVHGKYFLDTTDKSPFC